A region from the Pseudomonas cucumis genome encodes:
- a CDS encoding PilT/PilU family type 4a pilus ATPase: protein MEIDALLQTLASRNGSDLYLSTGAPPSAKFDGVLKSLTEQPFKPGEVAAIAASIMDAEQRLEFDRELEMNLALSLPGVGRFRLNIFKQRNDVSIVARNIKLDIPRFEDLKLPPVLLETVMLKQGLILFVGSTGSGKSTSLAALIDYRNRHSSGHIITIEDPVEFIHRHKKSIINQREVGVDTRSFHAALKNTLRQAPDVVLIGEIRDRETMEHALAFADTGHLVISTLHAHNANQALDRVINFFPEERRTQLLHDLGNNLKAFVSQRLVRTLDGQRRAAVEVMLGTPTIGDLIRRNELGELKNIMEKSEELGMQTFDSALYKLLLEGVISLDEALKYADSINNVRLRFKLDSESAMIGKPSSGEWGLVE from the coding sequence ATGGAAATCGATGCACTGTTGCAAACTCTGGCCAGCCGCAATGGCTCCGATCTCTACCTGTCCACGGGCGCGCCACCCAGCGCGAAATTTGATGGTGTGCTCAAATCCCTGACCGAGCAACCATTCAAACCGGGTGAAGTCGCGGCTATTGCCGCGTCCATCATGGACGCCGAACAGCGCCTGGAGTTCGATCGCGAACTGGAAATGAACCTGGCGCTTTCCCTGCCGGGGGTCGGACGCTTTCGGCTCAATATCTTCAAGCAGCGTAACGATGTGTCCATCGTGGCGCGCAACATCAAGCTCGACATTCCACGCTTCGAAGACCTCAAGCTGCCACCGGTGCTGCTCGAAACGGTGATGCTCAAGCAGGGGCTGATATTGTTCGTCGGTTCGACCGGTTCCGGCAAGTCGACCTCGCTGGCGGCACTGATCGATTACCGCAACCGCCACAGCAGCGGCCATATCATCACCATCGAAGACCCGGTCGAGTTTATCCATCGGCACAAGAAGTCGATCATCAACCAGCGTGAAGTCGGCGTAGACACCCGCAGCTTTCATGCAGCGTTGAAAAACACCCTGCGCCAGGCGCCGGACGTGGTGCTGATCGGCGAGATCCGCGACCGCGAGACTATGGAGCACGCGCTGGCGTTTGCCGATACCGGCCATCTGGTAATTTCCACTTTGCATGCCCACAACGCCAATCAGGCGCTGGACCGCGTGATCAACTTCTTCCCCGAAGAACGCCGGACGCAACTGCTCCATGACCTGGGCAATAACCTCAAGGCCTTTGTTTCCCAACGGCTGGTGCGCACCCTTGATGGACAACGAAGGGCGGCGGTGGAGGTGATGCTGGGAACGCCGACTATTGGCGATCTGATTCGGCGCAACGAATTGGGCGAGCTAAAAAATATCATGGAGAAGTCGGAAGAATTGGGTATGCAAACTTTCGATTCCGCACTTTATAAGTTGTTGTTGGAAGGTGTGATTAGTCTTGATGAGGCATTGAAATATGCAGATTCCATTAATAACGTAAGGCTGCGATTCAAACTTGATAGTGAGTCGGCAATGATCGGGAAACCGTCTTCTGGGGAGTGGGGGTTGGTTGAGTGA
- a CDS encoding PAS domain-containing hybrid sensor histidine kinase/response regulator has product MNAPPTASDAQALIARLDWTNNPLGAADHWPQSLRTAVDIVIHSPMPMLLLWGPQLTQIYNDGFAFLAGSKHPHAFGQPTHLIWPELKDFTDPIYSAVLQGQVRTYSEQRFTLQRDGQDSDFWLDLTYSPIRNESAEVAGILVTAIETNERRRIALELEQRSAASLKAQQETEQRLQLALAATDAVGTWDWDIGEDRFIADAHFAQLHGVDASLANQLPISEYLHGVHPEDRAMIARSIKHCITHGSEYAEEYRLLQADGQLRWVFARGRCYKDHHGRPIRFLGAALDLTERKHIEQALRQSQTELQLIINAMPILISYVDSEERFRLNNAAYLEWYGLTPQELYGRTVREVLGDEAYALRAEYIAEALKGKACSFSISAAHRDGSTRQALMNYLPRHGADGAVNGFYIFVIDETERKQTEEALRNLNETLEERVSARTQQLAEANQRLQNEMFERERAEDALRHAQKMEAVGQLTGGIAHDFNNMLTGIIGSLDLMQRYIADGRAAEIGRFTEAAVSSAHRAAALTHRLLAFSRRQSLDRKPLNANQLVHSLEDLFRRTKGDHIELKMQLADEVWPVSTDVSQLENALLNLVINARDAMPEGGELLIETANVHLDGSDITPLEPVRAGDYLMIAVSDNGTGMTPTVLAKAFDPFFTTKPIGQGTGLGLSMIYGFAQQSGGHVNLHSLPGQGTCVRLYLPRLHVAVPEHTLEPLNGETPAAVAGETVVLVEDDPAVRMLVLDLLNELGYHAHEAEDAKAALPLLESELRVDLLVTDVGLPGMNGRQLAEIARQHRPDLKVLFMTGYAEKAAERQGFLEEGMDMVAKPFSIDLLANKIRTMIGQAG; this is encoded by the coding sequence ATGAACGCACCACCAACCGCCAGCGACGCCCAGGCCCTGATTGCCCGACTGGACTGGACAAACAACCCGCTGGGCGCCGCCGATCACTGGCCGCAGAGCCTGCGCACCGCTGTGGACATTGTGATTCACTCGCCAATGCCGATGCTGTTGCTGTGGGGCCCGCAGCTTACGCAGATCTACAACGACGGCTTCGCCTTCCTCGCCGGCAGCAAACACCCTCACGCTTTCGGACAACCGACGCACCTGATCTGGCCAGAACTGAAAGACTTCACCGACCCGATTTACAGCGCCGTCCTACAGGGCCAGGTGCGAACCTACAGCGAACAGCGCTTTACCTTGCAACGCGACGGGCAAGATTCCGACTTCTGGCTGGATTTGACCTACAGCCCCATTCGCAATGAAAGCGCCGAGGTCGCCGGCATTCTGGTCACGGCCATCGAAACCAACGAACGCCGCCGCATCGCCCTGGAACTCGAGCAGCGCTCCGCCGCCAGCCTCAAAGCCCAGCAGGAAACCGAGCAGCGCCTGCAACTGGCGCTGGCTGCCACTGATGCCGTCGGCACCTGGGACTGGGACATCGGCGAAGACCGTTTCATCGCCGATGCCCATTTCGCCCAATTGCATGGCGTCGACGCAAGCCTGGCCAACCAGTTGCCCATCAGCGAATACCTCCACGGCGTACACCCGGAAGACCGCGCCATGATTGCCCGCAGCATCAAGCATTGCATTACTCATGGCAGCGAGTACGCCGAGGAATATCGCTTGCTGCAAGCCGACGGCCAATTGCGCTGGGTGTTTGCTCGGGGTCGTTGCTACAAGGATCATCATGGCCGGCCGATCCGTTTCCTCGGCGCCGCATTGGACCTGACCGAACGCAAACACATCGAACAGGCCTTGCGCCAAAGCCAGACCGAGCTGCAGCTGATCATCAACGCCATGCCGATCCTGATCAGTTACGTCGACAGCGAGGAGCGCTTTCGCCTCAACAATGCCGCCTACCTGGAATGGTACGGCCTGACGCCACAGGAGCTTTACGGCCGCACCGTACGTGAAGTGCTGGGCGATGAAGCCTATGCCTTGCGCGCCGAATACATTGCCGAGGCGCTGAAAGGCAAGGCTTGCAGTTTCAGCATCAGCGCCGCGCACCGTGATGGCAGCACCCGTCAGGCCCTGATGAACTACCTGCCCCGTCATGGCGCGGACGGCGCGGTCAATGGCTTTTACATCTTCGTGATCGACGAAACCGAGCGCAAACAGACCGAAGAGGCCCTGCGCAACCTCAACGAAACCCTTGAAGAACGCGTCAGCGCCCGCACGCAGCAATTGGCCGAAGCCAACCAGCGACTGCAGAACGAGATGTTCGAACGCGAGCGCGCCGAAGACGCCTTGCGGCATGCGCAGAAAATGGAGGCGGTGGGACAGCTCACCGGCGGCATCGCCCATGATTTCAATAACATGCTCACCGGGATCATCGGCAGCCTCGATTTGATGCAGCGCTATATCGCCGACGGGCGTGCCGCCGAGATCGGTCGTTTTACCGAAGCCGCAGTGTCCTCGGCCCACCGCGCAGCCGCCCTGACCCATCGCCTGTTGGCGTTCTCCCGGCGTCAGTCGCTGGATCGCAAACCGCTGAATGCCAACCAGCTGGTGCATTCCCTGGAAGATTTGTTCCGCCGGACCAAGGGCGACCATATCGAGCTCAAAATGCAGCTGGCCGATGAAGTCTGGCCCGTCAGCACTGACGTCAGCCAACTGGAAAACGCCCTGCTCAACCTCGTTATCAATGCCCGGGATGCGATGCCCGAAGGCGGCGAGCTGCTGATCGAAACCGCCAACGTTCACCTCGACGGTAGCGACATTACCCCTCTGGAACCGGTCAGGGCCGGGGATTATCTGATGATTGCCGTTAGCGACAACGGCACCGGCATGACCCCGACAGTGTTGGCCAAGGCCTTCGACCCGTTTTTCACCACCAAACCCATCGGCCAGGGCACCGGCCTTGGGCTGTCAATGATCTATGGCTTCGCCCAGCAGTCGGGCGGGCATGTCAATCTTCACAGCCTGCCGGGCCAGGGCACCTGCGTTCGGCTGTATTTGCCACGGTTGCACGTCGCGGTGCCGGAGCACACCCTGGAGCCGCTCAACGGCGAAACACCGGCAGCGGTTGCCGGTGAAACCGTGGTGTTGGTGGAAGACGATCCAGCAGTGCGCATGCTGGTGCTCGACCTGCTCAATGAGTTGGGTTATCACGCCCATGAAGCTGAAGACGCGAAGGCCGCCCTGCCCTTGCTGGAATCGGAGCTGCGGGTCGATCTGCTGGTGACCGATGTCGGGCTGCCGGGCATGAACGGTCGGCAGCTGGCGGAAATCGCGCGTCAGCATCGCCCGGATCTGAAAGTGCTGTTCATGACCGGTTATGCGGAGAAAGCCGCCGAACGCCAGGGTTTCCTGGAGGAAGGCATGGACATGGTGGCCAAACCCTTTTCCATTGACCTGTTGGCCAACAAGATTCGCACGATGATCGGCCAAGCGGGCTGA
- a CDS encoding peptidylprolyl isomerase: protein MKAQARHILVKTSEEAEQLKQRIAKGEAFDVLAKKYSTCPSGKRGGDLGEVRPGQMVGVIDAVIFKKPLRVVHGPIKSKFGYHLVQVFYRD from the coding sequence ATGAAAGCCCAAGCCCGCCATATCCTGGTGAAAACCTCGGAAGAAGCCGAGCAGCTCAAACAACGCATCGCCAAGGGTGAAGCCTTCGATGTGCTGGCCAAGAAATACTCCACGTGCCCGTCCGGCAAACGCGGCGGCGACTTGGGCGAAGTGCGGCCCGGGCAGATGGTCGGCGTGATCGATGCGGTGATCTTCAAAAAACCGCTGCGGGTGGTGCATGGGCCGATCAAGAGCAAGTTTGGTTATCACCTGGTGCAGGTGTTTTACCGGGATTGA
- a CDS encoding sugar kinase, giving the protein MNNISPLGPNTPRIALIGECMIELQQRADGSLQQSFGGDTLNTAVYLARELGDGGTVDYVTALGDDSFSDAMCQSWASENIGLDMVQRLPGRLPGLYCIQTDAAGERRFLYWRNEAAVRDCFTTPAAAPILAALPDYDVLYFSGITLAVLGVQGREKLLETLIEARQRDARIVFDNNYRPRLWASIEEARAAYRSVLPYIDLALLTVDDEQALFHFSDCAAVFAAYEQMGTPEVVLKRGAEACLIRCDGESFEVPAQVVERVVDTTAAGDSFSAAYLACRLKGGSPVEAAEAGHRLASRVIQVPGALIPR; this is encoded by the coding sequence ATGAACAACATCAGCCCCCTGGGCCCCAACACCCCGCGCATCGCCCTGATCGGCGAATGCATGATCGAATTGCAGCAGCGCGCCGACGGCTCCCTGCAACAAAGCTTCGGCGGCGATACCCTGAACACCGCGGTCTACCTGGCCCGTGAACTGGGCGATGGCGGCACGGTGGATTACGTCACCGCCCTGGGCGATGACAGTTTCAGCGATGCGATGTGCCAGAGCTGGGCCAGTGAAAACATTGGGCTGGACATGGTCCAGCGTTTGCCCGGTCGCTTGCCCGGCCTGTATTGCATTCAGACCGACGCTGCTGGCGAGCGGCGTTTTCTCTATTGGCGCAATGAAGCGGCCGTGCGCGATTGCTTTACCACCCCGGCGGCCGCGCCGATCCTGGCGGCGCTGCCGGATTACGACGTGTTGTATTTCAGTGGCATCACCCTGGCGGTGCTCGGTGTGCAGGGGCGGGAAAAACTTCTGGAAACCCTGATCGAAGCCCGGCAGCGGGATGCACGGATCGTGTTCGACAACAACTACCGGCCACGCCTGTGGGCGTCAATTGAAGAAGCACGGGCGGCTTATCGCAGCGTTCTGCCCTATATCGACCTGGCGTTGCTGACGGTTGATGACGAGCAGGCGCTGTTCCACTTTTCCGATTGCGCGGCGGTGTTTGCCGCGTATGAGCAGATGGGCACACCGGAAGTGGTGCTCAAGCGCGGCGCCGAGGCGTGTCTGATTCGCTGTGACGGCGAGTCGTTCGAAGTGCCGGCGCAGGTGGTCGAACGGGTAGTGGACACCACGGCGGCGGGGGATTCGTTCAGTGCGGCGTATTTGGCTTGTCGGCTCAAGGGCGGCAGCCCGGTTGAAGCTGCCGAGGCGGGGCATCGGTTGGCGAGTCGGGTGATTCAGGTGCCGGGGGCGCTGATTCCGAGATAA
- a CDS encoding amino acid deaminase → MFSAKNTAAVEKGFAHTGANLVRDVSLPALVLHREALEHNIRWMQDFVSHSGAELAPHGKTSMTPALFRRQLDAGAWGITLASATQTRAAYAHGVHRVLMANQLVGTPNMALIADLLADPTFDFYCMVDHPDNVADLGAYFASRGVRLNVMIEYGVVGGRCGCRTEDEVVALAKAIAAQPALALTGIEGYEGVIHGDHAVSGIRAFADSLVRLAVQLQDSGAFAIAKPIITASGSAWYDLIAESFEAQNAGGRFLSVLRPGSYVAHDHGIYKEAQCCVLDRRSDLHEGLRPALEVWAHVQSLPEPGFAVIALGKRDVAYDAGLPVPLLRYKAGVVPAVGEDVSACKVTAVMDQHAFMTVAPGVELRVGDIISFGTSHPCLTFDKWRIGCLVDEQLNVIETMETCF, encoded by the coding sequence ATGTTTTCTGCCAAAAATACTGCCGCCGTGGAAAAGGGCTTTGCCCACACAGGCGCCAATCTTGTGCGCGACGTCAGCCTGCCGGCGCTGGTGCTGCACCGCGAGGCGCTGGAACACAACATTCGCTGGATGCAGGACTTTGTCAGCCACAGCGGCGCGGAACTGGCGCCGCACGGTAAAACCAGCATGACCCCGGCGCTGTTTCGTCGCCAACTGGACGCCGGTGCCTGGGGTATCACCCTGGCCAGCGCCACGCAAACCCGCGCGGCTTACGCCCATGGCGTGCATCGGGTGCTGATGGCCAACCAATTGGTCGGCACGCCGAACATGGCACTGATTGCTGATCTGTTGGCAGACCCGACCTTCGATTTCTATTGCATGGTCGATCACCCGGATAACGTCGCGGACCTGGGCGCGTATTTCGCCTCGCGCGGTGTGCGCCTGAACGTGATGATCGAATACGGTGTGGTCGGCGGTCGTTGCGGTTGCCGTACGGAAGACGAAGTGGTCGCGCTGGCCAAAGCCATTGCTGCACAACCGGCGCTGGCATTGACCGGCATCGAGGGTTACGAAGGGGTGATTCACGGCGATCACGCGGTAAGCGGCATCCGTGCGTTCGCCGATTCTTTGGTGCGCCTGGCCGTGCAGCTGCAGGACAGTGGTGCGTTCGCCATTGCCAAGCCGATCATCACCGCATCGGGTTCGGCCTGGTACGACCTGATCGCCGAGTCGTTTGAAGCGCAGAATGCCGGCGGCCGATTCCTCAGTGTGCTGCGCCCCGGCAGTTACGTGGCCCATGACCATGGCATCTACAAAGAAGCGCAATGCTGCGTGCTCGACCGTCGCAGCGACCTGCACGAAGGTTTGCGCCCGGCGCTGGAGGTCTGGGCGCATGTGCAGTCGTTGCCGGAACCGGGTTTTGCGGTGATCGCCTTGGGTAAGCGCGACGTGGCCTATGATGCCGGTCTGCCGGTGCCGTTGCTGCGTTACAAGGCCGGTGTGGTGCCGGCGGTCGGCGAGGATGTGAGTGCCTGCAAGGTGACGGCGGTGATGGACCAGCATGCATTCATGACCGTGGCGCCGGGGGTTGAATTGCGGGTGGGCGATATCATTTCGTTCGGTACTTCACACCCGTGTCTGACGTTCGACAAATGGCGCATTGGGTGTTTGGTGGATGAGCAACTGAATGTCATCGAAACCATGGAAACCTGTTTCTAA
- a CDS encoding IclR family transcriptional regulator → MIEDTIKRRARGLDRAFDILDFLKEIGQPLRPNEIASGIGSPKSTVYELVASLLERRILEPVGKDGHVYLGRQLYFLGQAHLRHFDLTREADLALQEIVSQTRETAQMCLLNGRKYTVALMKEGERHFRISSDIGENAPIPWTASGRLLLAHLSDQQIVDLIDPDDFILPDGERLPLERFLEEIRQAGIDGFFSFDSVADTFTHCFAAPVKDPNGVAIATLCIVAPRADAKNNYNDYRRVLIDSANSLARRINE, encoded by the coding sequence ATGATCGAAGACACCATCAAGCGCCGGGCTCGCGGTCTGGACCGGGCGTTCGACATCCTCGACTTCCTCAAGGAAATCGGCCAGCCCCTGCGCCCGAACGAAATCGCCAGCGGCATCGGCAGCCCGAAATCAACGGTCTACGAACTGGTCGCGTCCTTATTGGAGCGGCGTATCCTCGAACCTGTGGGCAAGGACGGTCACGTTTACCTCGGTCGTCAGTTGTACTTCCTCGGGCAGGCGCATTTGCGCCATTTCGATCTGACCCGCGAAGCCGATCTTGCCTTGCAAGAGATCGTCAGCCAGACCCGCGAAACCGCGCAGATGTGCCTGCTCAACGGTCGTAAATACACCGTGGCATTGATGAAAGAGGGCGAGCGACATTTTCGCATTTCCTCGGACATCGGCGAGAACGCACCTATCCCCTGGACCGCTTCCGGGCGCCTGTTGCTGGCGCATCTGAGCGATCAGCAGATCGTCGATTTGATCGACCCCGACGACTTCATCCTGCCCGACGGCGAACGTCTGCCGCTGGAGCGGTTTCTAGAGGAAATCCGCCAAGCCGGTATCGACGGGTTCTTTTCCTTCGATAGCGTCGCCGACACCTTTACCCATTGCTTCGCCGCCCCGGTCAAAGATCCGAACGGCGTGGCCATCGCGACCCTGTGCATCGTCGCTCCACGGGCCGATGCCAAGAACAATTACAACGACTATCGTCGGGTGCTGATCGACAGTGCCAACAGCCTGGCCCGGCGCATCAACGAATAA
- a CDS encoding RidA family protein: protein MSITRYGTGSTAGGGQPRPFARAVEADGWLHVSGQVPALDGEIIVGGIVEQTHQTMKNLIAILEEAGYGLEDVVRTGVWLEDPRDFWSFNKVFSEYFKSEHAPARACVQASMMVDCKVEIDCVAYKKKA, encoded by the coding sequence ATGAGCATTACTCGTTACGGCACCGGCAGCACCGCCGGTGGCGGCCAGCCCCGTCCTTTCGCCCGCGCCGTCGAAGCCGATGGCTGGCTGCACGTGTCTGGCCAGGTGCCGGCGCTGGATGGTGAAATTATCGTGGGCGGCATTGTCGAGCAGACTCACCAGACCATGAAAAACCTGATCGCGATTCTGGAAGAGGCCGGTTACGGGCTCGAAGACGTGGTCCGTACCGGCGTGTGGCTGGAAGACCCGCGGGATTTCTGGAGTTTCAACAAAGTGTTCTCCGAGTACTTCAAAAGCGAACACGCACCGGCGAGGGCCTGCGTACAGGCGAGCATGATGGTCGATTGCAAGGTCGAGATTGATTGCGTCGCGTACAAGAAAAAGGCCTGA
- a CDS encoding amino acid ABC transporter ATP-binding protein, with protein sequence MTQAQVSTQNQALLDIRGLHKQYGQLEVLKGVDLTLQRGNVVTLIGSSGSGKTTLLRCVNMLEEFQGGQILLDGESIGYHEVNGKRVRHPEKVIARHRAMTGMAFQQFNLFPHLTALQNVTLGLLKVKKLHKDEAVALAEKWLERVGLLDRRDHYPGQLSGGQQQRVAIARAIAMNPSLMLFDEVTSALDPELVGEVLNVIKGLAEDGMTMLLVTHEMRFAFEVSDKIVFMNQGRIEEQGPPKELFERPQSPRLAEFLKNTRF encoded by the coding sequence ATGACACAAGCTCAAGTTTCGACACAGAATCAAGCGCTGCTGGACATCCGCGGCCTGCACAAACAATACGGCCAGCTCGAAGTGCTCAAGGGCGTCGACTTGACCCTGCAGCGCGGCAATGTGGTCACGCTGATCGGCTCCAGCGGCTCGGGCAAGACCACGCTGCTGCGCTGCGTGAACATGCTCGAAGAGTTCCAGGGCGGGCAGATTCTGCTCGATGGCGAATCCATCGGCTATCACGAGGTCAATGGCAAGCGTGTGCGTCACCCGGAAAAAGTCATCGCCCGTCATCGAGCCATGACTGGCATGGCGTTCCAGCAATTCAATCTGTTCCCGCACCTCACCGCGCTGCAGAACGTCACCCTCGGCTTGCTCAAGGTCAAAAAGCTGCACAAGGATGAAGCCGTGGCGCTGGCGGAAAAATGGCTGGAGCGGGTTGGCCTGCTGGACCGACGCGATCATTACCCCGGTCAGTTGTCTGGCGGCCAGCAACAGCGCGTGGCGATTGCCCGGGCGATTGCGATGAACCCGAGCCTGATGCTGTTCGATGAAGTCACCTCGGCCCTCGATCCGGAGCTGGTGGGCGAAGTGCTGAACGTGATCAAGGGCCTGGCCGAAGATGGCATGACCATGCTGCTGGTGACCCACGAAATGCGCTTTGCCTTCGAGGTGTCAGACAAGATCGTGTTCATGAATCAGGGGCGGATCGAAGAGCAGGGGCCACCCAAGGAACTGTTCGAACGCCCGCAGTCGCCGCGTCTGGCGGAATTTCTCAAGAACACTCGCTTTTAA
- a CDS encoding amino acid ABC transporter permease translates to MYESPSWLHELWVAREVLWQGFLTSVQCSALAILLGTLVGIVAGLVLTYGTVWMRAPFRFYVDIIRGTPVFVLVLACFYMAPALGWQISAFGAGTLGLTLFCGSHVAEIVRGALQALPSGQMEASKAIGLTFYQALGYVLLPQALRQILPTWVNSSTEIVKASTLLSVIGVAELLLSTQQIIARTFMTLEFYLFAGLLFFIINYAIELLGRHIEKRVALP, encoded by the coding sequence ATGTACGAATCCCCCAGTTGGTTGCATGAGTTATGGGTGGCGCGGGAAGTCCTGTGGCAGGGTTTTCTGACCAGTGTGCAGTGCTCGGCGCTGGCGATTTTGTTGGGCACACTGGTCGGCATCGTTGCCGGTCTGGTGCTCACCTACGGCACGGTCTGGATGCGCGCGCCGTTCCGGTTTTACGTCGACATCATTCGCGGCACGCCGGTGTTTGTATTGGTGTTGGCTTGCTTCTACATGGCGCCGGCACTGGGCTGGCAAATCAGCGCATTCGGGGCGGGCACCTTGGGACTGACGCTGTTTTGCGGCTCCCACGTCGCCGAGATTGTGCGCGGAGCATTGCAAGCGCTGCCCAGTGGCCAGATGGAAGCGAGCAAGGCCATCGGCCTGACGTTTTACCAGGCACTGGGCTACGTGTTGTTGCCCCAGGCATTGCGGCAGATTCTGCCGACCTGGGTCAACTCGTCCACCGAGATCGTCAAGGCCTCGACGCTGTTGTCGGTGATCGGCGTCGCCGAATTGCTGCTCAGCACTCAGCAGATCATCGCCCGGACGTTCATGACCCTGGAGTTTTATCTGTTCGCCGGTTTGCTCTTTTTCATCATCAATTACGCCATCGAATTACTCGGCCGGCACATTGAAAAGCGGGTGGCCTTGCCATGA
- a CDS encoding amino acid ABC transporter permease translates to MNYQLNFAAVWRDFDTLLAGLGLGLELALVSIAIGCVIGLLMAFALLSKHRALRVLASVYVTVIRNTPILVLILLIYFALPSLGIRLDKIPSFIITLSLYAGAYLTEVFRGGLLSIPKGLREAGLAIGLGEWQVKAYITVPVMLRNVLPALSNNFISLFKDTSLAAAIAVPELTYYARKINVESYRVIETWLVTTALYVAACYLIAMMLRYLEQRLAIRR, encoded by the coding sequence ATGAACTATCAGTTGAATTTTGCCGCCGTCTGGCGCGACTTCGACACCTTGCTGGCGGGGCTCGGTCTGGGGCTTGAGCTGGCGCTGGTGTCGATCGCCATCGGTTGCGTGATCGGCCTGCTGATGGCGTTTGCTTTGCTGTCAAAGCACCGCGCATTGCGGGTGCTGGCGTCGGTGTATGTGACGGTGATCCGTAATACGCCGATTCTGGTGTTGATCCTGTTGATCTACTTCGCGTTGCCGAGCCTGGGGATTCGTCTGGACAAGATCCCGTCGTTCATCATCACGCTGTCGCTGTATGCCGGGGCGTACCTGACCGAAGTGTTTCGCGGTGGTCTGTTGAGCATTCCGAAGGGGCTACGTGAAGCCGGCCTGGCGATCGGGCTCGGTGAGTGGCAGGTCAAGGCTTACATCACCGTGCCGGTGATGCTGCGCAACGTGCTGCCGGCCCTTTCGAACAACTTCATTTCGCTGTTCAAGGACACCTCGCTGGCGGCGGCGATTGCCGTGCCGGAGCTGACCTATTACGCGCGCAAGATCAATGTCGAGAGCTACCGGGTGATCGAAACCTGGCTGGTGACCACAGCGCTCTATGTTGCGGCCTGTTACCTCATTGCCATGATGCTGCGTTACCTCGAGCAGCGTCTGGCGATTCGCCGATAG
- a CDS encoding transporter substrate-binding domain-containing protein: protein MQRRPSLFKACVFVLAASAAVMGVAQAADSKLDSVLARGKLIVGTGSTNAPWHFQGADGKLQGFDIDIARMVAKGLFNDPSKVEFVVQSSDARIPNLLTDKVDMSCQFITVTASRAQQVAFTLPYYREGVGLLLPANSKYKEIDDLKAAGDGVIVAVLQNVYAEELVHQALPKAKVDQYDSVDLMYQAVNSGRADAAATDQSSVKYLMVQNPGRYRSPTYAWSPQTYACAVKRGDQDWLNFVNTVLHEAMTGVEFPTYAASFKQWFGVDLPTPTIGFPVEYK from the coding sequence ATGCAACGCCGACCTTCTTTGTTTAAAGCGTGTGTTTTCGTTCTCGCGGCTTCGGCCGCTGTCATGGGTGTCGCTCAAGCGGCAGACAGCAAGCTCGACAGCGTGCTGGCCCGTGGGAAATTGATTGTGGGCACGGGCAGTACCAATGCGCCGTGGCACTTCCAGGGAGCGGATGGCAAGTTGCAGGGTTTTGACATTGATATCGCGCGGATGGTGGCCAAAGGGTTGTTCAACGACCCGAGCAAAGTCGAGTTCGTGGTGCAGTCGTCCGATGCGCGGATTCCCAATCTGCTGACCGACAAGGTCGACATGAGTTGCCAGTTCATCACCGTGACCGCCAGTCGCGCCCAACAAGTGGCGTTCACCCTGCCGTACTACCGCGAAGGCGTGGGCTTGTTGTTGCCGGCCAACAGCAAGTACAAGGAAATCGACGACCTGAAGGCCGCCGGTGACGGTGTGATCGTGGCGGTGCTGCAGAACGTATACGCCGAAGAACTGGTGCATCAGGCGCTGCCCAAGGCCAAGGTCGATCAGTACGACAGTGTGGATTTGATGTATCAGGCGGTGAACTCCGGCCGTGCCGACGCCGCGGCCACCGATCAGTCGTCGGTGAAATACCTGATGGTGCAGAACCCCGGTCGCTATCGCAGCCCGACCTACGCCTGGAGCCCGCAGACCTATGCGTGTGCCGTCAAACGCGGCGATCAGGACTGGCTGAACTTCGTCAACACCGTGTTGCATGAAGCCATGACGGGCGTTGAGTTCCCGACTTACGCGGCGTCGTTCAAGCAGTGGTTCGGTGTCGATCTGCCGACCCCAACCATCGGTTTCCCCGTCGAATACAAATGA